A window of the Pedobacter frigiditerrae genome harbors these coding sequences:
- a CDS encoding outer membrane beta-barrel family protein produces MKSISLAIVLSLCFSTMLFAQNPYTIKGIVADTASNAKLQNATISILNAKDSTLYKFTRAKADGTFAISPMRKGNFILLLTYPEYADYVSQFVLDSVNRSFDFKHINMKSKAKLLNEVIIKGQGAAIKIKGDTTEFNAASYTIQPNDKVEDLLKKLPGIQVDKDGKITAQGKTVPKVLVDGEEFFGDDPTLVTKNIRADMVDKVQLFEKASDQAAFTGVDDGQKTQTINIKLKEDAKNGYFGKVDLGGGTDDFYTAQLLFNKFKGKEKFSFYGTASNNGKTGLSWQDSDKYGSSGGGDVQFIDGGMMISSGGRDELDSWGGTYRDEGIPVARNGGAHYETKWNKDKESINTNYKVGSLKVNIIKNTLSQQNIPDNFVNRNNDQTTENYIFRQKLDATYQIKLDTTSNLKVTASGTLKNNETESVFNTTGRREDNSLLNTEIRSNNSEGNDKIFNLSALYTKKLKKLGRNYSLNLSAARTETDIEGFLYSENVAYNLDKSIKESIVTDQLKDNNIETGLYAANFTFSEPINKKLSLVFNYGLSLNSGKADRKSFNQSIPGRYDVLDLQFSNNFTTDQLSNQGGATFSYKNKKTVLSGGLKVNNINFDQLDVYNDVRYQRNFFNWMPQARYQYKFSQYKSLSLGYNGRTSQPSVSQLQPVKVNDDLLNIPIGNPNLKPSYNNNFSIDYNSYKVISDQYMYGYASLSFVNNQIVNNTTFDNTTGKSSYQFINLNGKSPYNFYGYLEFSRKIKKLGFSGNFGLNLDGSTSYSYVNNTLNKTKSNSYGFTIGVNKYVEKKFSFNLRFSPSYETQESSLNENINSNGLATSGYGSFTVYLPGKVQISSDANYKYNAATASFDQSFEQMIINSTISKTFLKADNLKLSVSGNDILNQNRGFSRYASSNTITQTKFNNIKRYFMFSVTWDFNKMGVKK; encoded by the coding sequence ATGAAATCTATAAGCCTGGCAATTGTGCTATCCTTATGCTTTTCTACTATGCTGTTTGCTCAAAACCCTTATACTATTAAAGGAATTGTTGCTGATACTGCTAGTAATGCTAAGCTTCAAAACGCAACTATTAGCATTTTAAATGCTAAAGATTCTACACTTTATAAATTTACAAGAGCAAAAGCAGATGGAACATTTGCAATTAGCCCAATGAGGAAAGGTAATTTCATACTCCTTCTCACTTATCCTGAATATGCAGATTATGTATCACAGTTTGTATTAGACTCTGTTAACCGCAGCTTTGATTTTAAACATATTAATATGAAATCTAAGGCCAAACTACTTAATGAAGTCATTATTAAAGGACAAGGTGCCGCCATTAAAATTAAAGGGGATACTACCGAATTTAATGCCGCAAGTTATACCATACAACCTAATGATAAGGTTGAGGATTTACTTAAAAAGCTGCCTGGCATACAAGTAGATAAAGACGGAAAAATCACTGCTCAAGGGAAAACTGTTCCTAAAGTATTGGTAGATGGAGAAGAGTTTTTTGGTGATGACCCTACTCTCGTAACCAAAAATATTAGAGCTGATATGGTTGATAAGGTTCAGCTATTTGAAAAAGCAAGTGATCAAGCTGCTTTTACAGGTGTTGATGATGGTCAGAAGACTCAAACAATTAACATTAAACTGAAAGAAGATGCTAAAAACGGTTATTTCGGCAAAGTAGACCTAGGTGGAGGAACAGATGATTTTTACACTGCCCAACTATTGTTTAATAAATTTAAAGGCAAAGAAAAGTTCTCATTTTATGGAACAGCCAGCAATAATGGAAAAACAGGATTAAGCTGGCAAGATAGCGATAAGTATGGCAGTAGCGGTGGTGGCGATGTACAGTTTATAGATGGCGGTATGATGATTAGTAGCGGAGGAAGGGATGAGTTAGATTCATGGGGAGGAACCTATCGCGATGAGGGAATTCCTGTTGCAAGGAATGGTGGCGCACATTATGAAACAAAATGGAATAAGGATAAAGAATCTATTAACACTAATTATAAAGTTGGTTCTTTAAAAGTGAATATTATTAAAAACACACTTTCACAGCAAAACATTCCAGACAACTTTGTAAATAGAAATAATGACCAGACAACTGAAAACTACATATTTAGACAGAAGTTAGATGCAACTTATCAAATTAAGCTAGATACAACTAGCAATTTAAAAGTTACTGCAAGTGGAACATTGAAAAATAATGAAACCGAAAGCGTTTTTAACACTACTGGAAGAAGAGAAGATAATAGCTTATTGAATACTGAAATACGATCTAACAATAGTGAAGGCAATGACAAAATATTTAATTTATCAGCCTTATATACTAAAAAGTTAAAAAAATTAGGCCGTAATTATTCACTAAACCTAAGTGCTGCAAGAACAGAAACTGATATTGAAGGTTTTTTATATTCTGAAAATGTGGCTTACAATCTAGATAAGTCTATAAAAGAATCTATTGTTACTGATCAATTGAAAGATAATAATATAGAAACAGGTTTATATGCTGCCAACTTTACATTCTCAGAGCCAATTAACAAAAAACTTTCTCTTGTATTTAATTATGGCTTAAGTTTAAATAGCGGCAAGGCAGATCGTAAATCTTTTAATCAATCAATTCCGGGAAGATACGATGTGCTTGATTTACAGTTTAGCAATAACTTTACAACAGATCAGCTATCTAATCAAGGCGGAGCAACATTTAGCTATAAAAACAAAAAGACTGTTTTAAGTGGTGGTTTAAAAGTTAACAATATTAATTTTGATCAACTTGATGTTTATAATGATGTGCGCTATCAAAGAAATTTCTTTAATTGGATGCCACAAGCTAGGTATCAATATAAGTTCTCCCAATACAAATCCTTGTCCTTAGGGTATAATGGCCGCACAAGTCAACCGAGTGTTTCTCAATTACAACCTGTTAAGGTAAATGATGATTTGCTAAACATTCCTATAGGAAATCCTAACCTAAAGCCATCATACAACAACAATTTTAGTATTGACTATAACTCTTATAAAGTTATCTCTGATCAATATATGTATGGTTATGCTAGCTTAAGTTTTGTGAACAATCAAATTGTAAATAATACAACTTTTGATAATACTACAGGAAAATCTTCTTATCAGTTTATTAACTTAAATGGTAAAAGCCCATACAACTTCTATGGATACCTGGAGTTTTCTAGAAAGATAAAAAAACTGGGTTTTAGTGGAAACTTTGGGCTAAATTTAGATGGAAGTACATCTTATAGTTACGTTAATAATACGCTAAATAAAACAAAAAGCAATAGCTATGGCTTTACTATAGGTGTAAATAAATATGTTGAGAAAAAATTCAGTTTCAATCTGCGTTTCAGTCCAAGCTATGAAACACAAGAATCATCATTAAACGAAAACATAAATAGTAATGGTTTAGCAACAAGTGGCTATGGTTCGTTTACTGTTTACTTACCAGGAAAGGTACAGATAAGCAGTGATGCAAATTATAAATACAATGCCGCAACAGCTTCGTTCGATCAAAGTTTTGAGCAAATGATCATTAACTCTACCATTAGCAAAACATTCCTGAAGGCTGATAATCTTAAGTTAAGTGTTTCTGGTAATGATATCTTGAATCAGAATAGAGGTTTTAGTAGATACGCTAGCTCAAACACCATTACTCAAACAAAATTTAATAACATCAAACGCTATTTTATGTTCTCTGTAACATGGGACTTCAATAAAATGGGTGTAAAAAAATAA
- a CDS encoding GLPGLI family protein: MKMKIYQIIIACLFLGSQASFAQNARFTTQGVIEYEKKINMYALIKDQVKKNADRSYYAQAFEDYQKKNPQFKVLKSTLKFSKDQTLFTPIEEDVVGNGFFDFASSDQNNIISTNAAAGTSVAQKKVFEQTYLLKDSTRKINWKITNEMRNIAGYDCRRANALIMDSIYVVAFYTEEIPVSGGPETFSGLPGMILGVALPYEHITWFATSVLDQPVTDDKLKAPIKGKPVDTKQLTTILKAATKDWGEWGQDALKAFLL; the protein is encoded by the coding sequence ATGAAGATGAAAATATATCAAATAATAATTGCCTGTTTATTTTTAGGATCACAAGCAAGTTTTGCTCAAAATGCTCGATTTACAACTCAGGGTGTAATAGAATATGAGAAAAAGATTAATATGTATGCATTAATCAAAGATCAGGTTAAAAAGAATGCCGACAGGAGTTATTATGCCCAAGCATTTGAGGATTATCAGAAAAAAAATCCTCAGTTTAAAGTTTTAAAAAGCACCCTAAAATTTTCGAAAGATCAAACCTTGTTTACACCTATTGAGGAAGATGTGGTTGGAAATGGTTTTTTTGATTTTGCAAGTTCAGATCAAAATAATATAATTTCTACTAATGCTGCGGCGGGAACAAGTGTTGCCCAGAAAAAAGTATTTGAACAGACCTATTTGCTAAAAGACAGCACACGTAAAATCAATTGGAAAATTACCAATGAAATGAGAAATATAGCTGGATATGATTGTCGCAGAGCAAATGCGCTGATAATGGATTCTATCTATGTTGTTGCTTTTTACACAGAAGAAATCCCAGTATCTGGCGGACCGGAAACTTTTTCAGGTTTACCTGGAATGATTTTGGGTGTAGCTTTACCCTATGAACACATTACTTGGTTTGCAACTTCGGTTTTGGATCAGCCTGTTACAGACGATAAATTAAAAGCCCCTATTAAAGGAAAACCAGTAGACACCAAGCAACTAACTACTATACTTAAAGCCGCAACAAAAGATTGGGGAGAATGGGGGCAGGATGCATTGAAAGCCTTTCTACTTTAA
- a CDS encoding response regulator transcription factor translates to MKKILLVEDDPNLGMLLQDYLQLKGKFDVVLCTDGDEGLKAFSKQSFDLCILDVMMPKKDGFTLGKDIRKVNQNVPIIFATAKAMMEDKASAYDLGGDDYITKPFRIEELLLRINALLKRVSSKETASEPAQTQFEIGNYKFDYTTQLIHFDGKQQKLSTKEAELLQLLCLKKNTVLTREEALLSIWHDDNYFNGRSMDVFLSKLRKYLKEDPKVEILNVHGKGYKLLIN, encoded by the coding sequence ATGAAGAAAATATTATTGGTTGAAGATGACCCTAACTTGGGGATGTTACTACAAGATTATTTGCAGTTAAAAGGTAAGTTTGATGTGGTGCTTTGTACCGATGGTGATGAAGGATTGAAAGCCTTTAGCAAGCAAAGCTTTGATCTTTGCATTTTGGATGTAATGATGCCTAAAAAAGATGGCTTTACTTTGGGTAAAGACATCCGTAAGGTAAACCAAAATGTGCCAATTATTTTCGCCACTGCAAAAGCAATGATGGAAGATAAAGCTTCGGCTTATGATTTGGGTGGCGATGATTACATTACCAAACCTTTCCGCATAGAAGAGCTTTTGTTACGTATTAACGCTTTGCTTAAAAGAGTTTCGAGTAAAGAAACTGCTAGTGAACCTGCACAAACTCAATTTGAAATTGGAAACTACAAATTTGACTATACTACACAACTAATTCATTTTGATGGAAAACAACAAAAACTTTCTACTAAAGAAGCTGAGCTTTTACAATTACTCTGTTTAAAGAAAAATACTGTTTTAACAAGGGAAGAAGCTTTATTGAGCATCTGGCACGATGATAATTATTTTAATGGTAGAAGTATGGATGTTTTTTTGAGTAAGCTACGCAAATACCTTAAGGAGGATCCAAAGGTTGAAATTTTAAACGTTCATGGAAAAGGCTATAAATTATTGATTAATTAA
- a CDS encoding HAMP domain-containing sensor histidine kinase, translating into MKKKSLWLITALMTLALLGVFVMQLYYIKESYKLNSKLFEQNVNQALNAVVNKVQKRNVVGHIDKKDAEIRSQKEEDLKRQTDSIVAFKVRFRENENLRKLKQKQQEIDYLNLQDSAIRADFVSPLMITEAEFKILSNPKTNANSLGLEVVDTKDINGNLLKRNIIPRLPGLKRELQQGKLPDTIRYLAFSPENFLPRFIVFPSKDADLIAKFKIEDAKANRRYEMELNRLYSDTLNIFSPNSINLVQDVAKEMQNRDVPLEKRLPSKDVLDTLIYKELLGKNINIPFDYWITSTRSKGNIIFQNISNSFPTSPDKSTYSHILFSNDVATKDAGILNIRFPNQNSLIFSNMFVSMASSVALLLVLISIFAYTIYAIIRQKKLSEMKTDFINNMTHEFKTPVATIMIASEALKDPEVTEDKNRISRLANIIYDENVRLGNHIERVLSVARLEKKEIKLESNPVNVHDLISAVVDSMSLQLQKRNAVLTLDLNAAEDVIVGDELHLSNVIYNLIDNANKYSADTPKIHISTKSNIKNLYIEISDEGIGMTKEQTKRIFDQFYRVPTGNLHDVKGFGLGLNYVQDIVNEMDGSVKVHSEKDKGTTFEVILPFKQSN; encoded by the coding sequence ATGAAGAAGAAAAGCCTTTGGTTAATTACCGCTTTAATGACACTAGCATTGCTAGGTGTATTTGTAATGCAATTGTATTACATCAAGGAATCTTATAAACTAAATTCTAAGCTTTTCGAACAAAATGTTAATCAGGCATTAAATGCGGTGGTTAATAAGGTGCAAAAACGAAATGTTGTTGGGCACATTGATAAGAAGGATGCGGAAATCCGTTCGCAAAAAGAAGAAGATCTAAAAAGACAAACAGACTCGATAGTTGCATTTAAAGTTAGATTTAGAGAAAACGAAAATTTAAGGAAGCTTAAACAAAAGCAGCAAGAAATTGACTACTTAAATCTTCAAGACAGTGCGATTAGAGCGGATTTTGTTAGTCCATTAATGATAACTGAAGCGGAATTTAAAATTCTTTCTAATCCAAAAACGAATGCCAACAGTTTAGGCCTCGAAGTTGTGGATACGAAAGATATTAATGGGAATTTATTGAAGCGAAATATCATTCCTCGATTACCAGGTCTAAAAAGAGAATTACAGCAAGGGAAATTGCCTGATACAATCCGGTATTTGGCTTTTAGTCCTGAGAATTTCTTGCCAAGATTTATTGTCTTTCCAAGTAAAGACGCCGATTTAATTGCAAAATTCAAGATAGAAGATGCAAAAGCAAATCGTAGATATGAGATGGAATTAAATCGATTGTATTCGGATACTTTAAATATTTTTAGTCCGAATAGCATTAACCTTGTTCAAGATGTTGCAAAGGAGATGCAAAATAGAGATGTGCCATTAGAAAAAAGATTGCCTTCGAAAGACGTTTTGGATACTTTAATCTATAAAGAACTATTGGGCAAGAATATTAATATACCGTTTGATTATTGGATAACATCAACAAGGTCGAAAGGGAATATTATCTTTCAAAATATTTCTAATTCATTTCCAACATCTCCAGATAAAAGTACTTACAGCCATATTTTGTTTAGTAATGATGTCGCCACAAAGGATGCAGGAATCTTAAACATCAGGTTTCCAAACCAGAATTCGCTAATATTTAGCAATATGTTTGTCTCTATGGCATCATCCGTTGCTTTGTTACTAGTACTTATCTCGATTTTTGCTTATACAATTTATGCCATCATCAGGCAAAAGAAATTATCTGAGATGAAAACAGACTTCATTAACAACATGACACATGAGTTTAAAACTCCTGTTGCAACTATTATGATTGCTAGTGAAGCCTTAAAAGATCCAGAGGTTACGGAAGATAAGAATAGAATCAGCCGGTTGGCTAATATTATTTATGATGAAAACGTACGATTAGGTAATCATATTGAACGAGTTTTAAGTGTAGCAAGATTAGAGAAAAAAGAAATTAAACTTGAATCAAATCCCGTAAATGTACACGATTTGATTAGTGCTGTTGTAGATAGTATGAGTTTACAATTGCAAAAGAGGAATGCAGTTTTAACATTAGATCTTAACGCTGCAGAGGATGTAATTGTGGGAGATGAGTTACATTTATCGAACGTGATTTACAACTTGATTGATAATGCGAACAAGTATAGTGCAGATACACCAAAAATCCATATCAGCACTAAAAGTAACATCAAAAATTTGTATATTGAAATTAGCGATGAAGGTATTGGAATGACCAAGGAACAGACTAAGCGCATTTTTGATCAGTTCTATAGAGTGCCTACAGGGAATTTACATGACGTTAAAGGTTTTGGTTTAGGCTTAAACTATGTGCAAGATATTGTTAACGAGATGGATGGCTCTGTAAAAGTGCATAGTGAGAAAGATAAGGGAACAACATTTGAAGTGATATTACCATTTAAACAAAGCAATTAA
- a CDS encoding DUF3127 domain-containing protein, with the protein MEIKGKVHEIGALQQVSETFKKRDLIIEYAENPTYPEFIRFEAIQDKTALFDSLKPGDEVEVSFNLRGRPWTNKEGVTTYFNSLIVWRLTTLTNTAAAPAAAPQYAAPVDLNAKAGEEDDLPF; encoded by the coding sequence ATGGAAATTAAAGGCAAGGTGCACGAAATAGGTGCTTTACAACAAGTGAGTGAGACGTTTAAAAAACGTGATTTAATTATAGAATACGCAGAAAACCCAACCTATCCTGAGTTCATTAGGTTTGAGGCAATACAAGATAAAACAGCTTTATTCGATTCTTTAAAACCAGGTGATGAAGTTGAAGTTTCTTTCAACTTACGCGGTCGCCCGTGGACAAATAAAGAAGGCGTTACAACTTATTTTAACAGTTTGATAGTTTGGCGCTTAACAACATTAACTAATACTGCAGCAGCTCCTGCAGCTGCACCGCAATATGCTGCTCCAGTAGATTTAAATGCTAAAGCAGGCGAGGAAGATGACCTTCCGTTCTAA
- a CDS encoding class I SAM-dependent RNA methyltransferase, translating into MQVFQTKSKVIITCNKRLSPYLQDEVTALGYEIVRSFPTGVELNITLTECIKLNLNLRCASQILYCINSFKANTPDELYTALLAIEWEELIDFSGYFSVTSNVDNPTITTPLFANLKVKDAIVDRFREKKNIRPNSGSDANKTVVHLYWKDDEADIFIDTSGETLAKHGYRKIPGKAPMLEALAASTIMATQWDQKSPFVNPMCGSGTLAIEAALLATNRRPGLFRMNYGFMHILGYDEEVFFAERRILKDQVIKNVDLQIIASDISEDAVEVTRRNAKTAGVDTLITFEVCDFEETPVPEGGRGVVMFNPEYGERLGVHSKLELTYKRIGDFMKKNCKGYFGYIFTGNPDLAKKIGLKADKKIEFYNGKLDCRMLEYELYDGTRRPEDERPKPRD; encoded by the coding sequence ATGCAAGTTTTCCAAACTAAAAGCAAGGTAATTATTACCTGCAATAAAAGGCTTTCGCCTTATTTACAAGATGAAGTTACAGCTTTAGGCTATGAAATTGTAAGGTCTTTTCCAACAGGTGTTGAGTTAAATATTACCTTAACCGAATGTATAAAACTGAATTTGAATTTAAGATGTGCTAGTCAGATTTTATATTGCATAAACAGCTTTAAGGCAAACACGCCTGATGAATTATATACGGCTCTACTTGCCATAGAATGGGAAGAATTGATAGATTTTTCAGGCTACTTTTCAGTAACATCTAATGTAGATAATCCAACTATAACTACTCCGCTTTTCGCTAACTTAAAGGTAAAAGATGCAATTGTGGACCGGTTTAGGGAAAAGAAAAACATTCGCCCTAACTCTGGTTCTGACGCCAATAAAACTGTTGTGCATTTATATTGGAAAGATGATGAAGCTGATATTTTTATAGATACCAGCGGTGAAACTTTAGCAAAGCATGGTTATCGTAAAATACCTGGAAAAGCACCTATGCTAGAAGCTTTAGCAGCAAGTACAATTATGGCTACACAATGGGACCAAAAATCTCCATTTGTAAACCCGATGTGTGGTTCTGGAACTTTGGCAATTGAGGCCGCATTGTTAGCCACTAATCGCCGACCAGGTTTATTTAGGATGAACTATGGTTTCATGCATATTTTGGGTTATGATGAAGAAGTGTTTTTTGCAGAGCGAAGAATATTAAAAGACCAAGTAATTAAAAATGTAGACCTGCAGATTATAGCATCAGATATTTCAGAAGATGCAGTTGAAGTAACGCGTAGAAATGCAAAAACAGCTGGCGTAGATACCTTAATTACTTTCGAAGTTTGTGATTTTGAAGAAACCCCTGTTCCTGAAGGTGGCAGAGGAGTTGTTATGTTCAACCCTGAATATGGAGAACGTTTAGGCGTACATAGCAAATTGGAATTGACATACAAACGTATTGGCGATTTCATGAAGAAAAATTGCAAAGGTTATTTTGGGTATATTTTTACAGGAAACCCAGATTTAGCCAAAAAAATTGGTTTAAAAGCAGATAAAAAAATAGAGTTTTACAACGGGAAACTAGATTGTAGAATGTTAGAATACGAATTGTATGACGGAACCAGAAGACCTGAAGACGAAAGACCTAAGCCAAGAGATTAG
- a CDS encoding helix-turn-helix transcriptional regulator, which translates to MKDKVKAEMQVVAGNIRKVREYRNYTQDYLAAKLDISQNAYSKIELGYSKITLDRLFHIAIILEVEVTQLLYFNKADFEK; encoded by the coding sequence ATGAAAGATAAAGTAAAAGCAGAGATGCAGGTAGTAGCCGGCAACATCCGGAAGGTGAGGGAATATCGAAATTATACACAAGATTATTTAGCCGCAAAGCTAGATATATCACAAAATGCCTATAGTAAAATAGAGCTGGGATATAGCAAAATTACTTTAGATAGGTTATTTCATATTGCCATCATTTTAGAAGTAGAAGTAACACAATTACTTTACTTCAATAAAGCAGATTTCGAAAAGTAG
- a CDS encoding HD domain-containing protein has product MQAIIDQTINFVKITLANAETGHDWFHIERVYKTAQTINAKEKGDELIVALAALLHDIADSKFNGGDEEIGPQKAGDFLKSIGISDEIILHVQEVIRNLSYKASLGKITFKSKELDVVQDADRLDAIGAIGIARAFTYGGYKNRVLYDPAIPANLNMSKEEYKNTTAPTLNHFYEKLLLLKDLMKTEAGKEIAEQRHQFMLNYLEQFYSEWQGKR; this is encoded by the coding sequence ATGCAAGCTATCATCGACCAAACCATCAACTTTGTTAAAATTACACTCGCCAATGCAGAAACCGGACACGATTGGTTTCATATTGAGCGAGTTTATAAAACTGCGCAAACCATTAATGCCAAAGAAAAAGGTGATGAGTTAATCGTGGCATTAGCTGCACTTTTACATGATATTGCAGATAGCAAATTTAACGGTGGTGATGAAGAGATAGGCCCTCAAAAAGCTGGAGATTTCTTAAAAAGCATTGGTATAAGTGATGAAATTATTTTGCACGTACAAGAAGTCATCAGAAATTTATCCTACAAAGCTAGCTTAGGAAAAATAACTTTTAAATCAAAAGAATTAGATGTAGTACAAGATGCCGATAGATTAGATGCAATTGGCGCAATTGGTATTGCTAGGGCTTTTACTTATGGCGGCTATAAAAACAGAGTTTTATACGACCCTGCAATTCCAGCAAACTTAAATATGAGTAAAGAGGAATACAAAAACACTACTGCGCCTACTTTAAATCACTTTTACGAAAAGCTTTTGTTGTTAAAAGATCTAATGAAAACAGAAGCAGGAAAAGAAATAGCCGAGCAACGCCATCAATTTATGCTCAATTATCTTGAACAGTTTTACAGCGAATGGCAAGGTAAACGCTAA
- a CDS encoding putative DNA modification/repair radical SAM protein — MSERLREKLSILADAAKYDVSCSSSGSDRKNTNKGVGNGHHSGICHTYTEDGRCVSLLKILLTNHCIFDCAYCVSRKSNDIQRAAFTVDEVVELTMNFYRRNFIEGLFLSSGIFKNADYTMERLLRVVKKLRLEQNYNGYIHLKTIPGASDELIHEAGLYADRMSINLEMPTETGLKLLAPDKSHKDVIKPLGFVQNQIVQFKEEKKLIKSVPKFVPAGQSTQMVVGATPETDKEIMYTADAFYKNFALRRVYYSGYIPISNDTRMPVLGTQPPLLRENRLYQTDWLMRFYGFKVQEILNDANPHLDIDIDPKLSWALRNLQHFPVDINTAPYRMILRIPGIGVTSAQKIVQARQFGKLHIYQLKNIGVAYSRAKHFIKCADTPFQMKDFQATQIKAFILAESQSKYLKTATNQLILFK, encoded by the coding sequence ATGTCGGAGAGATTAAGAGAAAAGTTAAGTATCCTTGCTGATGCGGCCAAATATGATGTTTCTTGTTCCTCAAGTGGAAGTGATAGAAAAAATACTAATAAAGGCGTAGGCAACGGACACCATTCGGGTATTTGCCACACTTATACGGAAGATGGAAGGTGCGTTTCACTTCTAAAAATCTTACTTACAAATCACTGCATCTTTGACTGTGCTTATTGCGTTTCGAGAAAAAGTAACGACATACAACGAGCAGCTTTTACGGTTGATGAAGTGGTTGAGCTGACAATGAATTTCTATCGAAGAAATTTCATAGAAGGTTTATTTTTAAGCTCTGGCATTTTTAAAAATGCAGATTATACAATGGAAAGGCTTTTAAGGGTTGTGAAAAAGCTTCGCTTGGAGCAAAACTACAACGGCTACATTCATTTAAAAACAATTCCTGGTGCAAGTGACGAATTAATTCATGAAGCAGGTTTGTATGCCGACAGAATGAGCATTAATTTAGAAATGCCAACAGAAACTGGATTGAAGTTGCTCGCTCCTGATAAAAGTCATAAGGATGTGATTAAACCACTGGGTTTTGTTCAAAATCAGATTGTACAATTTAAGGAGGAGAAAAAATTAATTAAAAGTGTCCCAAAATTTGTTCCGGCTGGTCAAAGCACACAAATGGTAGTTGGTGCCACACCAGAAACTGATAAAGAAATTATGTACACTGCTGATGCTTTTTATAAAAACTTCGCCTTGCGTAGGGTTTACTATTCTGGTTATATTCCAATTAGTAACGATACTCGAATGCCTGTTTTAGGCACTCAACCACCCCTTTTACGAGAAAATAGACTTTATCAAACAGATTGGTTAATGCGTTTTTATGGATTCAAGGTTCAAGAGATTTTAAATGATGCCAATCCGCATTTAGATATTGATATTGACCCAAAATTAAGCTGGGCTTTAAGAAATTTGCAACATTTTCCTGTTGATATTAACACAGCTCCCTATCGAATGATTTTAAGAATTCCTGGTATTGGTGTTACCTCTGCACAAAAAATTGTTCAAGCTAGGCAATTTGGAAAATTACACATTTATCAATTGAAAAATATTGGAGTGGCTTATAGTAGAGCTAAACATTTTATTAAATGTGCTGACACTCCTTTTCAGATGAAAGATTTCCAAGCCACTCAAATCAAAGCGTTCATTTTAGCAGAAAGCCAAAGCAAATATTTAAAAACAGCCACAAACCAACTGATACTTTTTAAATGA
- a CDS encoding TIGR03915 family putative DNA repair protein, producing MIYVFDGSLEGLLTAVFEWFERKPGQVTLSLEKIYQPDAFTESLAIQNDRAKADRVWLGLQKKLSKEWMRKFYCAYLSEIPEIFNSLFLFTIYIFQNPAGAEKNYGNEHVLTLSKAARSVEREKHRMEAFIRFQHTTEGIYYCGIDPDFNVLPLILNHFKNRYADQKWIIYDLKRHYGLFYDLNIVEEITMDINTQALKQPAPHQLNEKEELYAHLWKDYFKSTNIVSRKNTKLHIRHVPKRYWKYLTEKQIG from the coding sequence ATGATATATGTATTTGATGGAAGTTTAGAAGGATTGTTAACTGCCGTTTTTGAATGGTTCGAGCGTAAACCTGGACAGGTAACTTTATCATTAGAAAAAATTTATCAGCCAGATGCTTTTACTGAATCACTTGCTATACAAAACGACAGGGCAAAAGCTGATAGAGTTTGGCTGGGCTTGCAAAAAAAATTAAGTAAGGAATGGATGCGTAAATTTTACTGTGCTTACTTATCAGAAATTCCAGAAATTTTTAATTCTCTTTTTCTCTTCACTATTTATATTTTCCAAAATCCAGCAGGTGCTGAAAAAAACTATGGAAATGAACACGTTTTGACATTGTCAAAAGCTGCCAGAAGTGTAGAAAGAGAAAAACATAGAATGGAAGCTTTCATCAGATTTCAGCATACCACTGAGGGTATTTATTATTGTGGAATTGACCCAGATTTTAATGTATTGCCATTAATTCTCAATCATTTTAAAAATCGTTATGCAGACCAAAAATGGATTATTTATGATTTAAAACGGCATTATGGCTTGTTCTACGATTTAAACATAGTTGAAGAGATTACGATGGACATTAATACTCAAGCTTTAAAACAGCCAGCCCCTCATCAGCTAAATGAAAAAGAAGAATTATATGCTCACTTATGGAAAGACTATTTTAAAAGCACCAATATCGTTTCGCGGAAAAATACAAAACTTCACATCAGGCATGTGCCGAAAAGGTATTGGAAATATTTAACTGAGAAGCAAATAGGCTAG